AAACAACCTTTATGCGCCACGACGCCCCGGCGGCGCCTCCCTTGACTCAGGGAAAAAATGATGCATCTTGTACGCAGGATATTCGTAGTTAATGAATGAATATCACGGACATTGGGGACGGCCCTGATGTTTCCTTCGCAGACAAGGGACGACCCTGCCACATTCATCCTCTTGTTCTTGTTATGTCCTGGATACTCTTGATCGTTGCCGCGTTGTTTGAAGTCGCGTGGGCTGTGGGCCTGAAGTTTACGGAAGGTTTCACCCGCCTGTGGCCTTCACTCGGTGTGGGTGTTGCGCTGGTGGTCAGCGTGGCTCTGCTCGGTTGGGCGGCGAAGTCGCTGCCTATCGGCACTGCTTATGCCGTGTGGACCGGACTTGGCGCTGCGGGCACCATCGTGTGCGGCATCCTCTTCCTTGGCGAGCCGATGACGGTGAACCGCATGGTATGCGTCGGGCTCATCCTCGCGGGAGTGATTGGGTTGAAGCTGGGTGAGTGAGTGTCAAGCGCTTGAAGTACCATCCACTCAGCACGTCAGCGTCCTTCTAATAAATGGACGGTAGGGATGCGCTCCTGCGCGTCCGTAGATAGCAGGCGGAGGCGGTGGGGCTGTTGCGACGTCGTAGGAGCATTTCACGCCATTGCTCCGCACCACCTCCGCCCACTTGAAGTCGGACGCGCAGGAGCGCGTCCCTACCACCATGTTTTTGGTTTGGGACGTTCGCCTTGCAGTACGAGATAACCCAGAACCGCTCAGATGAACGGGAGGCGAATGACGACCGCGTGGTCAGGACCACAGTCAACAGACGGGTTCAACAAGCGGACTGGAAAGTCCGCGCTCCTTTCAGTCGCTTCCTGACCGCACACGGGGTGTGCGGACCACCAGGGCTTACCACGCCACCACGGAACTGGCCCATGTGAAGCCGCCGCCGAAGGCGACGAGAAGAAGGATGTCTCCACTCTTCAGGCGGCCGCTGCGCTGGGCTTCATCGAGGGCCACGGGGATGGTAGCGGCGCTGGTGTTGCCGTATTTGTCCACGTTGATGAAAGTGCGCTCCGGCGGGACATTGAGACGCTCGGCGATGGCGGAGATGATGCGCGCGTTCGCCTGGTGGGGAATCACGAGCTTCACGTCTTCCGCCTTCACGCCTGCCTGCTCCAGGGCGTCGAGGCTGGCCTGGTACATGCGGGTCACGGCATGCTTGAAGGTCTCGCGACCTTCCATGTAGATTGTGTTGGGACGCAGGGCTACGTTCTCCGCGGTGATGGGGCAGGCAGAGCCGCCGCCGGGCACCTTGAGAAGATCCGCCAGCGTGCCATCGCTGCCCATCACGGTGGAGAGCACACGTCCGGGCGCGGTCTTGCGGTCGTCGCGACGCACCACCACAGCACCAGCGCCATCGCCGAAGAGCACACAGGTGTTGCGATCCTTCCAGTTGATGAGGCTGCTGAGCTTTTCCGCACCAATCACGAGCGCGGTCATGCGTGGGCCGCCATTGAGGAAATGGCGTGCTGCCTGCAGGGCATAGAGGAAACCAGAGCACGCAGCGCTGATGTCAAAGCCGATGGCATTCTTCGCGCCAAGCTTGCTCTGCACGAGGCAGGCGGTGGAGGGGAAAAACATGTCCGGCGTGACGGTGGCCACGACGATGAGGTCGAGCTCCTCGGGCTTCACACCCGCCGCTTCCAGCGCCTGCTTTGCAGCCGCGGTGGCCATGTCGCTGGTGGTTTCATCGTCGGCAGCGATGCGACGTTCCTTGATGCCGGTCCGGGTGGTGATCCACTCATCGGAAGTCTCCACCATCTTGGAGAGGTCGTCATTCGTGAGGACCTTGGAAGGCATGTAGCTGCCGGTCCCGATGATGCTGCATTGGCAGGGTTTAGACATGTGCGAAAACGTGGGAAGTAATGGCGGTCTGGATATGCGGATTGACCTCGTGCGTCACGGCCTCCATGCCCACACGGAGTGCGTTCATGATCGCGACGGGCGAGCTGCTGCCATGCCCGATGATGACTACGCCCTTCACGCCCAGAAGGGGGCTGCCACCGTAAGATTCGTAACTGCCGCGCTTCCTGACGGCGCGGAAAGCTTCCTGGGCCATGAGCGCGCCCATTTTGCGGACAAAGGAAGATTCAATCTCCCGCTTCAGCCAGGTGAACATGGCCTTCGCGGTGGCCTCGCAGCTCTTGAGCACCACGTTGCCGGTGAATCCGTCACACACGATGACGTCCAGCTCGGTCTCGAAGATATCGTGGCCCTCGACGTTGCCTTTGAAATTGACGGGGGCCTTCTTCAGCAGGCCAAAGGCCTCCTTCACCAGCAGATTCCCCTTGGAATCCTCCTCCCCCACATTCATGAGGCCCACAACGGGCGAGGATCTGCCGTGCACGTACTGGGCATAGGTGGAGCCCATGATGGCGTATTGCACGAGATGGCGGGCCGTGGCATCCGGATTGGCGCCGGCATCCAGAATGTAGCAGACGCCATGCTCATTGGGCATGGGGCTGGCGATGCCAGGGAAATCCACGCCCTCCAGGCGGCCCAGCATGAGAGTGCCGGCGGTAACGGAGGCTCCTGTATGCCCCGCGCTGACAACCGCCTGCGCCTGGCCCTGCTTCACCAAGTCCACCGCGACGGTGATGGAGGAATTCTTCTTCTTGCGCACGGCATCCAGGCCGGAGTCGTGCATGTCCACCACCTGATTGGCGGGTACAATCTCAATGCGCTCACGCTGACCCACCCGCTGGGCGTCCAACTCCGCTTCCAGAGCATCCTTTGGCCCGGTAATGTAGAACTTCTCAACGTCCTTGAGAGTCTCCAGGGCAAGTTTCAGCCCTCCAATGGGATTCTTGGGCGCTATGTCGCCGCCCATCGCATCGAGGACGATCTTCATGTGGGTTCTGAGGGGCGCATTTGCACGGTGAGGGGTCGGGCAGTTAGCGCAGGGCGAAAGCGGATGCAAGGCACAATCGGAGGAGCGGCGGAAAGTGTCGCGGGGTGGTGGTGCAAGGGTCAAATGAGGGGCGGCGGGAGGAGGCAACTTCTTGGGTGGCTTCCGGTTAACCGCAAAGAGGCGGAGAGGCAAAGGACGCAGAGGATGGGAAAAAAGC
This genomic window from Roseimicrobium gellanilyticum contains:
- the sugE gene encoding quaternary ammonium compound efflux SMR transporter SugE; the encoded protein is MSWILLIVAALFEVAWAVGLKFTEGFTRLWPSLGVGVALVVSVALLGWAAKSLPIGTAYAVWTGLGAAGTIVCGILFLGEPMTVNRMVCVGLILAGVIGLKLGE
- a CDS encoding beta-ketoacyl-ACP synthase III, which produces MSKPCQCSIIGTGSYMPSKVLTNDDLSKMVETSDEWITTRTGIKERRIAADDETTSDMATAAAKQALEAAGVKPEELDLIVVATVTPDMFFPSTACLVQSKLGAKNAIGFDISAACSGFLYALQAARHFLNGGPRMTALVIGAEKLSSLINWKDRNTCVLFGDGAGAVVVRRDDRKTAPGRVLSTVMGSDGTLADLLKVPGGGSACPITAENVALRPNTIYMEGRETFKHAVTRMYQASLDALEQAGVKAEDVKLVIPHQANARIISAIAERLNVPPERTFINVDKYGNTSAATIPVALDEAQRSGRLKSGDILLLVAFGGGFTWASSVVAW
- the plsX gene encoding phosphate acyltransferase PlsX, with protein sequence MKIVLDAMGGDIAPKNPIGGLKLALETLKDVEKFYITGPKDALEAELDAQRVGQRERIEIVPANQVVDMHDSGLDAVRKKKNSSITVAVDLVKQGQAQAVVSAGHTGASVTAGTLMLGRLEGVDFPGIASPMPNEHGVCYILDAGANPDATARHLVQYAIMGSTYAQYVHGRSSPVVGLMNVGEEDSKGNLLVKEAFGLLKKAPVNFKGNVEGHDIFETELDVIVCDGFTGNVVLKSCEATAKAMFTWLKREIESSFVRKMGALMAQEAFRAVRKRGSYESYGGSPLLGVKGVVIIGHGSSSPVAIMNALRVGMEAVTHEVNPHIQTAITSHVFAHV